A stretch of Sinimarinibacterium sp. NLF-5-8 DNA encodes these proteins:
- a CDS encoding efflux RND transporter permease subunit yields MLSRLVQLSLSQRLLTGLLALLIAGFGMRALLQLPIDAFPDISPTQVKIIIKAPGMTPEEVEALITQPVEVELLGIPRKTILRSISKYALSSITLDFEEGTDIYWARQQVAERLNNVWGDLPGDISGGLAPMSTPLGDMFMFTVESDTMTLEEKRFLVDWTIRPALRTVPGVADVNALGGYVRTYEVIPDPAAMAALGVGHEDLISALEVNNKNDGAGRVDQGEEALLVRVSGAIGSLQDIRDIRIMNSEGAAIPLSSIADVTSGTMERYGSVTADGTGEAVQALVIGMTGANAREVVNGVKAKMAEIESTLPAGTHFDIFYDRSILIGGAVNTVTKALLEAVALVVILLVLFLGNIRAAVTAAMILPFSALVTFLLMNSVSMTANLMSLGGLVIAIGILVDSAIVVVENIVATMSHHNNNNRLPQLHVIFRAVKSVAVPVTSGILIIIIVFLPLLSLEGLEGKLFGPVTMTIVFALVASLTLSLTVIPVVASYLITKAEHEDPWLARNLLKIYTPMLKKALAKPLYIISVAVALLVATVAIFPLVGKTFMPTMDEGDMIVQLELIPSINLETSTRLVTQVERALLAEIPEIQRLVSRTGSDEIGMDPMGLNEVDMFLHLKPMDEWQVASKEELENNVRAIMDRYRGINYGFTMPIDMRVSEMLTGSRGDVAIKLFGTDLDALNQYAQRISDTVESIPGAVDTTATLNEGAQYLQISVDRIRAGELGLDADQLQRRLRAQIEGLNVGTVIEDGARVPLMIRFDKIGGDGHSAMRNNLISLPDGGYIPLTSIASIERVEGPVSINREDGQRFAVIRTNVEGRDLVGFVDEARQSIAQQIDLPEGYTLAWGGEFENQQRAAARLGLVVPVALLLIALVLFMTFHSIKQTIIILSNIPFAMTGGLIALWLTGEFLSVPASVGFIALLGIAVLNGVVMMSHFNHLAAKGMPAAEVAFEGALRRLRPVMMTASICAIGLVPLLLATGPGSEIQKPLAIVVIGGLISSTLLTLFLLPIIYRQFHKHDALRTAGETA; encoded by the coding sequence ATGTTGTCCCGTCTCGTACAACTATCGCTGAGCCAGCGTCTGCTGACAGGCCTGCTGGCGCTGCTGATTGCCGGGTTCGGCATGCGGGCCTTGCTGCAATTGCCCATTGATGCATTCCCGGATATCTCGCCCACGCAGGTCAAAATCATTATCAAAGCGCCCGGCATGACGCCGGAAGAAGTTGAGGCGCTGATTACGCAGCCGGTAGAAGTGGAACTGCTGGGCATTCCGCGCAAAACCATTCTGCGCTCGATCTCCAAATATGCACTCAGTTCCATCACCCTGGACTTTGAAGAGGGCACCGATATTTATTGGGCGCGCCAACAGGTTGCCGAACGGCTGAACAATGTCTGGGGCGACCTGCCCGGAGACATCAGCGGCGGCCTGGCACCCATGAGCACACCGCTGGGCGACATGTTCATGTTCACGGTCGAAAGCGACACCATGACGCTGGAGGAAAAACGTTTTCTTGTGGACTGGACCATTCGTCCGGCATTACGAACAGTACCCGGCGTGGCAGACGTGAATGCTCTGGGTGGTTATGTACGCACCTATGAAGTGATACCCGACCCGGCTGCCATGGCGGCTCTGGGAGTGGGTCACGAAGACCTGATCTCGGCACTGGAGGTCAACAACAAGAACGACGGTGCCGGACGCGTCGATCAGGGCGAAGAAGCTCTGTTGGTCCGGGTATCAGGCGCCATCGGCAGCCTGCAGGATATCCGCGACATCCGTATTATGAACTCAGAAGGTGCTGCCATACCGCTTTCCAGTATCGCAGATGTCACCAGCGGCACCATGGAGCGTTACGGCTCGGTCACCGCTGATGGCACTGGCGAGGCTGTGCAGGCGCTGGTCATCGGCATGACCGGTGCCAACGCCCGCGAAGTGGTTAACGGCGTGAAAGCCAAAATGGCTGAAATCGAGAGCACCTTGCCGGCCGGCACGCATTTTGACATCTTTTATGACCGCAGCATTCTGATTGGCGGTGCCGTGAATACCGTGACCAAAGCGCTGCTGGAAGCGGTGGCACTGGTGGTGATTCTGCTGGTGCTATTCCTGGGCAATATCCGTGCGGCGGTAACGGCGGCCATGATCCTGCCCTTCTCCGCGCTGGTCACATTTTTGCTGATGAACAGCGTCTCTATGACAGCCAACCTGATGAGTCTGGGCGGGCTGGTCATTGCCATTGGTATTCTGGTTGATTCGGCGATTGTGGTGGTTGAAAACATTGTCGCCACCATGAGTCATCACAATAACAACAACCGGCTGCCACAACTGCATGTCATTTTTCGTGCCGTCAAATCGGTGGCCGTACCCGTCACGTCGGGTATTCTGATTATTATCATCGTGTTCCTGCCCCTGCTGTCACTGGAAGGTCTGGAAGGCAAGTTGTTCGGCCCGGTCACCATGACCATTGTGTTTGCCCTTGTCGCTTCACTAACACTGTCATTGACCGTCATTCCGGTGGTCGCTTCTTATCTGATCACCAAAGCTGAACATGAAGACCCCTGGCTGGCCAGAAATCTGCTGAAGATTTACACCCCGATGCTGAAAAAAGCGCTGGCCAAACCCCTGTACATTATCAGTGTTGCTGTTGCCCTGCTGGTTGCCACCGTGGCCATCTTCCCGCTGGTTGGCAAGACCTTTATGCCAACCATGGACGAAGGCGACATGATTGTGCAGCTGGAACTGATTCCGTCTATCAATCTGGAAACCTCAACCCGCCTGGTGACTCAAGTTGAACGTGCGTTGCTGGCAGAAATTCCGGAGATTCAGCGTCTGGTTTCCCGTACCGGATCCGACGAAATCGGCATGGACCCCATGGGCCTGAACGAAGTAGACATGTTCCTGCACCTGAAACCCATGGATGAATGGCAGGTCGCCTCCAAAGAAGAACTGGAAAACAATGTGCGCGCCATCATGGATCGCTACCGGGGCATCAACTATGGCTTCACCATGCCCATTGATATGCGTGTGTCAGAAATGCTGACCGGCTCGCGCGGCGATGTGGCGATCAAACTGTTTGGCACCGACCTGGACGCACTGAATCAGTATGCTCAACGCATTTCGGATACAGTCGAGTCAATTCCCGGCGCTGTCGACACAACCGCCACCTTGAACGAAGGCGCACAATATCTGCAAATCAGTGTCGACCGCATCCGCGCCGGTGAGCTGGGGCTGGACGCAGATCAACTGCAGCGCCGCCTGCGAGCACAGATTGAAGGACTGAACGTCGGCACCGTAATCGAGGACGGCGCCCGGGTGCCGCTGATGATTCGTTTCGACAAGATCGGCGGCGACGGCCATTCGGCTATGCGTAACAACCTGATCAGTCTGCCCGATGGCGGATACATCCCGCTGACCAGCATCGCCAGCATAGAACGCGTTGAAGGGCCGGTTTCCATTAATCGTGAAGATGGACAGCGCTTTGCCGTGATTAGAACCAACGTGGAAGGGCGCGACCTGGTCGGCTTTGTTGACGAAGCCCGGCAGTCGATCGCCCAGCAAATTGATTTGCCGGAAGGTTATACACTGGCGTGGGGCGGTGAATTTGAGAACCAGCAGCGGGCAGCCGCCAGACTGGGACTGGTGGTACCTGTTGCATTGTTACTGATTGCATTGGTCCTGTTTATGACATTCCATTCTATTAAACAGACCATCATCATTCTGTCCAATATCCCGTTTGCCATGACCGGGGGATTGATTGCGTTATGGCTGACCGGTGAATTTCTGTCGGTACCGGCGTCCGTGGGTTTCATCGCGCTATTGGGCATCGCTGTGCTTAATGGTGTGGTCATGATGTCCCACTTTAATCACCTGGCCGCCAAGGGCATGCCGGCCGCAGAGGTCGCCTTTGAAGGCGCTCTGCGCCGACTACGCCCCGTGATGATGACAGCATCCATCTGTGCCATTGGTCTGGTGCCGCTGCTGTTGGCTACCGGCCCGGGTTCAGAAATCCAGAAACCACTGGCTATTGTGGTGATTGGTGGTCTGATCAGCTCAACCCTGCTCACACTGTTCCTGCTGCCCATCATCTACCGACAATTTCACAAGCATGATGCATTGCGAACAGCAGGAGAAACCGCATGA
- a CDS encoding efflux RND transporter periplasmic adaptor subunit, with protein sequence MNLALKRLLAYSLSSILLPLSGTLTAQEFIPVSADEMRELAILFAPAAAVGNADGEQVPATVMSSPDASHTVHSWFEGVLSQWHVSPGDALEAGTAIVTLRSEELLSTQQSLLAALVAQASADANLQRDQNLFDAGVIASARLEETRRQFQQATLSTAAIRQRLLSAGLSATDLDSLSRSQQTTGTYTLRASQSGTLVRRLAQVGDYITDGSAVAAIASEELPWLQARVPAYLAGQLSVGQNMRIAEQNAGLTLRQIDQQIDAQTQTIGVLAQFTDVTEWMPGQILTLILPPANTGIRVPAGAVVFNGSETTVYVRRQGGVEARTVELQPAGRNYLAVSGITAGEEIVTQGAAVLKGIQLGLGGTE encoded by the coding sequence ATGAATCTCGCCCTGAAGCGCCTGCTGGCATACAGCCTGAGCAGCATTCTGCTGCCCCTGAGTGGCACACTGACAGCCCAGGAGTTCATTCCCGTTTCTGCGGATGAAATGCGTGAACTGGCCATACTGTTTGCACCTGCGGCTGCAGTCGGCAATGCTGATGGCGAACAGGTGCCCGCCACGGTGATGAGCTCGCCGGATGCCAGTCATACAGTACACAGCTGGTTTGAAGGCGTGTTGAGCCAATGGCATGTGTCGCCGGGCGACGCACTCGAAGCAGGCACCGCCATCGTCACACTGCGCAGTGAAGAATTACTCTCCACTCAGCAGTCCTTGCTCGCCGCACTGGTCGCACAGGCCAGCGCAGACGCTAATCTGCAGCGCGACCAAAACCTGTTTGACGCCGGCGTGATCGCCTCAGCCCGACTGGAAGAGACCCGTCGTCAGTTTCAGCAGGCGACGCTGTCCACAGCCGCCATCCGTCAGCGGCTGCTGAGCGCCGGACTCTCAGCCACCGACCTGGACAGCCTGAGTCGTTCACAACAAACTACCGGCACCTATACACTGCGCGCATCACAAAGCGGCACGCTGGTCCGTCGCCTGGCTCAGGTCGGCGATTACATCACCGATGGCAGTGCTGTGGCAGCCATCGCCAGCGAAGAGCTGCCGTGGTTACAGGCCCGGGTGCCGGCCTACCTGGCCGGGCAGCTCAGCGTCGGTCAGAACATGCGCATCGCGGAACAAAATGCCGGCCTGACGCTTCGTCAGATCGATCAACAGATTGATGCCCAGACACAGACCATTGGCGTATTGGCACAATTTACCGACGTCACAGAGTGGATGCCCGGCCAGATCCTGACACTCATCCTGCCACCGGCCAATACCGGCATTCGTGTGCCGGCCGGCGCCGTGGTGTTTAACGGCTCAGAGACGACTGTCTACGTGCGCCGACAGGGCGGCGTAGAAGCACGCACCGTTGAATTGCAACCCGCCGGACGCAACTACCTGGCTGTCAGCGGTATCACTGCGGGTGAAGAGATTGTCACCCAGGGTGCTGCCGTGCTCAAAGGCATTCAGCTGGGACTGGGAGGAACGGAATAA
- a CDS encoding DUF3240 family protein, translating into MKTLLVLNIPPALEDDMVDYLLEMEEVSGFTSFVVQGHGEGEQLTVTEQVSGRRKRVQFEIIIDEEIAARVIAGLSTRVGKDIAYWQLPVSGIGHT; encoded by the coding sequence ATGAAAACACTTCTGGTATTAAATATCCCACCAGCACTGGAAGATGACATGGTCGACTACCTGCTGGAAATGGAGGAGGTTAGCGGTTTCACGTCATTTGTCGTACAGGGACATGGTGAGGGCGAACAACTGACTGTCACTGAACAGGTCAGTGGTCGCCGCAAACGTGTTCAGTTTGAAATCATCATTGACGAAGAAATCGCAGCCAGGGTGATCGCAGGACTCTCAACCCGCGTAGGCAAGGACATTGCCTACTGGCAACTGCCGGTGAGCGGTATCGGTCATACCTGA
- a CDS encoding TolC family protein, which translates to MKHSALSANRLKMFASALLTLAIATQATGIDHEPLERSSQLNVQTVMQHALESSPERLLTESASDQASAYSAIGQRWIIGSPSLEANIINDSLMSDVGQREMEAGVRVQLWRPGERNDARQRGAAFDSRSQAWQAWYQLMTAGRVRESLAELERADLAMSNAMLAQQHASRLLEITRQLQQAGSAAEMDVLQAESLLLAAEQQVLEADAMVVDAEREYQILTGGLTARPAQALRELQSPEEEISSNHPLVQLLQANLQISDAAILEAERQAKGSPSVQLGVRRERGDFAQPYVESVGISVSIPLSSRRVVNASTSDARASRTEAEVALINQMRSLNQQLHEVEHQLHTLEQSLPLSEREHELAQRQLQMAETAYLNGEVDMTHVVRIMQQAREAENTFRALQLQQQHLISSYNQIIGALP; encoded by the coding sequence GTGAAACACTCTGCCCTGTCAGCAAACCGGCTCAAGATGTTTGCTTCTGCCCTGCTGACGCTCGCTATCGCGACCCAGGCAACCGGCATCGATCATGAGCCACTGGAGCGCAGCAGCCAGTTAAATGTCCAGACAGTCATGCAGCATGCTCTGGAATCATCTCCGGAGCGCTTGCTGACTGAATCAGCCAGCGACCAGGCTTCGGCCTACAGCGCGATCGGACAACGCTGGATCATTGGCAGCCCCTCCCTGGAAGCCAACATCATTAATGATTCGCTGATGAGCGACGTCGGACAGCGTGAAATGGAAGCCGGTGTGCGGGTGCAATTGTGGCGTCCGGGTGAGCGTAATGATGCCCGTCAGCGCGGCGCTGCCTTTGACTCGCGCAGTCAGGCCTGGCAGGCATGGTATCAATTGATGACGGCGGGACGGGTGCGCGAGTCGCTGGCCGAACTGGAACGCGCCGATCTGGCCATGTCAAATGCCATGCTGGCTCAGCAGCACGCCAGCCGACTGCTTGAAATTACCCGGCAACTGCAACAGGCCGGCAGCGCCGCTGAAATGGATGTTCTGCAGGCTGAGAGTCTGCTGCTGGCGGCCGAACAGCAGGTACTTGAAGCAGACGCCATGGTGGTCGACGCCGAGCGCGAATACCAGATTCTCACCGGCGGCCTGACGGCCAGACCGGCACAGGCTTTGCGTGAACTTCAATCCCCTGAAGAAGAAATCAGCAGCAATCACCCATTGGTGCAATTGCTGCAGGCAAATCTGCAAATCAGTGATGCCGCCATTCTTGAGGCCGAACGCCAGGCCAAGGGCAGCCCGTCTGTGCAATTGGGGGTGCGCCGCGAGCGCGGAGACTTTGCCCAGCCATACGTGGAAAGCGTGGGTATCAGCGTCTCCATTCCGCTGAGCAGCCGCCGTGTAGTTAACGCCAGCACCAGTGATGCGCGTGCCAGCCGCACGGAAGCAGAAGTTGCCCTGATCAATCAGATGCGCAGCCTTAATCAGCAGCTGCACGAAGTGGAACACCAGTTGCATACGCTGGAGCAATCCCTGCCCCTGAGCGAGCGCGAGCACGAACTGGCCCAACGCCAGCTGCAGATGGCGGAAACCGCCTACCTGAACGGCGAGGTCGACATGACACATGTGGTTCGCATCATGCAACAGGCCAGAGAAGCTGAAAATACCTTCCGCGCATTGCAATTACAGCAACAACACCTGATTTCCTCGTATAACCAGATTATCGGAGCCCTGCCATGA
- a CDS encoding IS256 family transposase, which produces MSTKKHDVPDALLTSLLADYQKPEDLTGENGLLKRLTKLLVEKALDAEMAQHLGHAKHEPVANPAGNTRNGRSKKTLKGEFGELPIEVPRDRHDTFEPLLIPKHQTRWTGFDDKVISLYARGMTVREIQSHLEEMYGTEVSPSLISSITDAVADEVKAWQARPLDPVYPIVYLDCIHVKVREGAVRVKAVYLAIGVTLAGEKEVLGMWLAQTEGAKFWLQVITELRNRGVQDIFIACVDGLKGFPEAIEAVFPKAAVQLCIVHMVRHSLNYVSWKRRPEVAADLKRIYQSVTADEAEQRLGEFEAKWDAEYLPIGQSWRRNWARLIPFFDYPPEIRKVIYTTNAIESVNMSLRKLTKNRASFPSDEALIKLFYLALRNISQKWTMPIRDWKAALTRFTIQFEERLPQL; this is translated from the coding sequence ATGAGCACCAAGAAACATGACGTACCTGACGCCCTGTTGACCAGCCTGCTGGCCGACTACCAGAAACCCGAAGACCTGACCGGCGAGAACGGCCTCCTGAAGCGGCTGACCAAGTTGCTGGTCGAGAAGGCGCTCGATGCCGAAATGGCCCAGCATCTCGGCCACGCCAAGCACGAGCCGGTCGCGAATCCCGCCGGAAACACCCGCAACGGCCGTAGCAAGAAGACCCTCAAGGGCGAATTCGGCGAGTTGCCCATCGAAGTCCCGCGCGACCGCCACGACACCTTCGAGCCGCTGCTTATCCCCAAGCACCAGACCCGCTGGACCGGCTTCGACGACAAGGTCATCTCGCTCTACGCCCGCGGCATGACCGTCCGCGAGATCCAAAGCCACCTGGAGGAGATGTACGGCACCGAAGTTTCGCCCAGCCTGATCTCCTCGATCACCGACGCGGTGGCCGACGAGGTGAAGGCCTGGCAGGCGCGCCCCCTCGATCCGGTCTACCCGATCGTCTATCTCGACTGCATCCACGTCAAGGTGCGCGAAGGCGCGGTGCGGGTGAAGGCGGTCTATCTCGCCATCGGCGTCACGCTGGCCGGCGAGAAGGAGGTGCTCGGCATGTGGCTCGCCCAGACCGAGGGTGCCAAGTTCTGGCTGCAGGTCATCACCGAACTTCGGAACCGGGGCGTGCAGGACATCTTCATCGCCTGCGTCGACGGCCTGAAGGGTTTCCCCGAGGCGATCGAGGCCGTGTTCCCCAAGGCGGCGGTGCAGCTGTGCATCGTGCACATGGTGCGGCACAGCCTGAACTACGTGTCGTGGAAGCGGCGCCCCGAAGTCGCGGCCGACCTGAAGCGCATCTACCAGTCCGTCACCGCCGACGAAGCCGAGCAGCGGCTGGGGGAATTCGAGGCGAAGTGGGATGCCGAGTATCTGCCGATCGGCCAGTCCTGGCGCCGGAACTGGGCCAGGTTGATCCCGTTCTTCGACTACCCGCCGGAGATCAGGAAGGTGATCTACACGACCAATGCCATCGAGTCGGTGAACATGAGCCTGAGGAAACTGACCAAGAACCGCGCCTCGTTCCCGAGCGACGAGGCGCTGATCAAGCTGTTCTATCTGGCGCTGAGGAACATCAGCCAGAAATGGACCATGCCGATCCGGGATTGGAAGGCTGCGCTGACTCGATTTACCATCCAGTTCGAGGAGCGGCTTCCTCAGCTGTGA